The following proteins are co-located in the Pomacea canaliculata isolate SZHN2017 linkage group LG8, ASM307304v1, whole genome shotgun sequence genome:
- the LOC112570320 gene encoding solute carrier family 46 member 3-like — MSAALTERSKVRDGNMSNPDQASGMSTTWKWKVFSHVYKIIDNVKGYFVEVALFFFFLARHMTLPLFQEYVQTQIYSQHGLDFMSLTQSAANDSGRGEQWNSAHHESVLVVLGLQIAEGLPAIITVIILGALSDRTGRHRIMLWLPALGSSIYCFIYILIQYTGWNVDGLFLASAFRGLSGSMTAFLAGSSFYAINSVKPCQRSSRLAIQEFLNGGAYAVGNLMVGFWVKDAGFLRPFWFAFICSLISLLISFFLIEETVSSTSELQRNARRSRNTGNFFKDMFQPMLKYFKCSHSSALMKIWLAILAFQTYAFVHIGQENTLVLYLTGQPYLYSWRNSVTGAAPWVKIGLLLSVIMAVAAIATALCTPIFQRFLSDTSIVFIGLASKAVGTVWLAIVHNETLVFFSILLLAFQLLPFPMLRATVSRGICPSQQGSLFAMMHCGESITYFLAPFVFSAIYASTFHIYGGLVFIVAFLLLLVPGAFTLGLRCMDRNGPIDYEPMEGSCEPAELPSSQASTADQSDTAMLPREPISFIELSDSHTDATA, encoded by the exons ATGTCGGCTGCACTTACTGAAAGAAGTAAGGTCCGGGACGGCAACATGTCTAATCCTGACCAGGCTTCAGGAATGAGCACCACCTGGAAGTGGAAAGTGTTTTctcatgtttacaaaataatagaCAACGTCAAAGGATACTTCGTTGAGgtagctttatttttcttttttcttgcacgTCATATGACTCTGCCACTGTTTCAAGAGTATGTTCAGACTCAGATCTACAGCCAACATGGACTTGATTTTATGAGTCTCACACAGTCCGCGGCCAACGATAGCGGTAGGGGTGAGCAGTGGAACAGTGCCCATCACGAAAGTGTGCTAGTGGTACTCGGACTTCAAATAGCAGAGGGGCTTCCAGCCATCATCACAGTTATCATACTGGGAGCTTTGAGTGACCGTACTGGCCGACATCGTATTATGTTATGGCTTCCTGCTTTAGGGAGCTCCATCTACTGTTTCATCTACATTCTCATTCAGTACACTGGATGGAATGTAGATGGATTGTTTTTGGCCTCTGCTTTCCGGGGACTGAGCGGAAGCATGACAGCATTTTTGGCAGGGTCATCCTTCTATGCCATCAACAGCGTCAAGCCTTGTCAGCGGTCATCTAGACTAGCCATACAAGAGTTTTTGAATGGTGGCGCATATGCAGTTGGGAATCTGATGGTTGGCTTCTGGGTGAAGGATGCAGGATTTCTTCGACCATTTTGGTTTGCATTTATCTGCAGTCTCATATCCCTGCTTATCTCCTTCTTTCTTATTGAAGAAACAGTGTCTAGCACATCTGAGCTGCAGCGAAATGCCCGAAGAAGTAGGAACACTGGCAATTTTTTCAAGGACATGTTCCAGCCAATGCTTAAATACTTCAAGTGCAGTCATAGCTCAGCGCTCATGAAGATCTGGCTTGCAATCTTAGCGTTTCAAACCTATGCTTTTGTGCACATTGGGCAGGAGAACACTCTGGTTTTGTATCTGACTGGACAGCCATACCTCTACTCTTGGAGAAACTCTGTGACTGGTGCTGCTCCATGGGTGAAGATTGGACTCCTTTTGTCTGTTATTATGGCAGTTGCTGCCATAGCTACTGCACTCTGCACACCCATTTTCCAGCGCTTCCTGTCGGATACCAGCATTGTCTTTATTGGTCTAGCATCCAAGGCTGTTGGAACTGTCTGGCTTGCCATCGTACATAATGAAACGCTAGTCTTTTTCA GTATCCTTCTCCTAGCATTTCAACTCCTACCCTTTCCGATGTTGAGGGCCACAGTTTCAAGAGGGATCTGCCCATCCCAGCAAG GTTCCTTGTTTGCCATGATGCACTGTGGTGAAAGCATCACCTATTTCCTAGCGCCGTTTGTCTTCTCTGCTATATATGCTTCTACATTCCACATATATGGAGGGCTGGTCTTCATCGTGGCTTTCCTTCTTTTGCTTGTACCTGGAGCATTTACACT GGGCTTGAGGTGTATGGATCGCAATGGGCCTATAGATTATGAACCAATGGAAGGAAGCTGTGAGCCTGCTGAACTACCGAGCTCCCAAGCTTCAACGGCCGACCAATCAGATACGGCCATGCTGCCTAGGGAACCAATCAGTTTCATAGAACTCAGTGACAGCCACACAGATGCTACAGCCTAA